Proteins co-encoded in one Quercus robur chromosome 8, dhQueRobu3.1, whole genome shotgun sequence genomic window:
- the LOC126694776 gene encoding organelle RRM domain-containing protein 2, mitochondrial, whose amino-acid sequence MAMALRTAVAAAAAPRGFRRLFSTTFTPPFNPPSASVAAQQREKAEPSTNLFVSGLSKRTTTEKLHEAFSQFGEVVHAKVVTDRVSGYSKGFGFVRYATLEDAAKGIEGMDGKFLDGWVIFAEYARPRQPPTPPENNMYPPYGHQ is encoded by the exons ATGGCCATGGCTTTGAGAACCGCGGTGGCGGCGGCTGCTGCGCCTCGCGGCTTCAGGCGTTTGTTCTCCACTACTTTCACCCCACCTTTCAATCCTCCTTCAGCCTCTGTGGCTGCTCAGCAGCGCGAAAAGGCGGAGCCCAGCACCAACCTCTTCGTCTCCG GGCTTAGTAAGCGTACTACCACAGAAAAGCTTCATGAAGCCTTTTCCCAGTTTGGTGAAGTAGTTCATG CTAAGGTGGTGACTGATCGGGTATCGGGATATTCTaagggttttggttttgtgaggTATGCTACTCTAGAAGATGCTGCAAAAGGAATAGAGGGCATGGATGGGAAG TTTCTGGATGGTTGGGTTATATTCGCGGAGTATGCAAGACCCAGACAACCACCTACCCCACCTGAGAACAATATGTATCCTCCATATGGCCATCAGTGA